In the genome of Bradyrhizobium sp. CB3481, the window ACTTCTTCGACATGCTGAGTTACGTCTTCGGCTCCGTCAAACGTAATGAGGCGCATCTTCGCGAGCGCGAACGCGCGGCCGGCTTTCTCGAATGTGCGCGTGCCGACATCAGCTGGTTTCTGTCCGTGGACAGCAACGATCTGCCGCCTGAGGTGCAAGGCAAGAAGACGACGTTCCGTTCGATCACCGTGGATGGTGAAGAGATCGAGTTCTCGGAGGGCTTCACGGACCTCCACACGCGAAGCTACGAGGAAATACTGGCGGGGCGGGGTTTTGGACTTGAGGATGTGAGGGCCTCGATCGAAATCGTGTCTGCTTTCCGGCAGGCGCCAATCACCGCCGGGCATGAATGGCGGCATCCCTCGGCACGCAGGACGTCATCCAAGTGACCGAGATGAGGGAAGACCCGAGATTTCCGGGCGCGCTGATCCATGTGTCCAGCTATGTGGATGATGGTGCGGTTGTTGGACGAGGCACAAAGATCTGGCACTTCTGTCACGTGCTTTCCGGTACCGTGATCGGGGAAAACTGTTCGATTGGACAGAATGTCATGATTGGACCGCGAGTGAAGGTCGGCAATGGCTGCAAGATCCAGAATAACGTTTCCCTCTACGACGGTGTGGAGCTCGCAGCCGATGTATTTTGCGGCCCAAGCTGCGTGTTCACCAACGTCAATAACCCGCGCGCCAATGTGTCCCGCAAGGACGAATTTCGCCGCACGCCCATCGGGCGCGGAGCCAGCATCGGTGCCAACGCCACCATCGTGTGCGGTCATTCGCTTGGCGAATATTGTTTCATTGGTGCCGGCGCAGTCGTAACAAAGGACGTACACGCGTTCTCCTTGATAATCGGCAATCCGGCGCGCCGGGTGGGCTGGATGAGTCGTGGTGGAGAGCGGCTCGGTAAAGATCTCGTATGTCCGCGGACCGGTGAACGGTATCGGGAGCTATCGCCCGATCAAATTGCGCTGGTCTAAGGGAGGCTCTGTCGGTGGATATTCGCGGCAAACGCTTGGTGGTGATCGGAGGCGCGGGCCTTATCGGCTCCCATGCGGTGGATCAGCTAGTCCAGCAGGATGTGGGCGAGATCGTGATTTACGACAACTTTGTGCGCGGCACGCACGAGAATCTGGCGGGCGCGATGCGGGATCCTCGCGTGAGGATATTCGAGGCAGGCGGTGATATCACGCAGATCGATATTCTAGATGCAGCGCTCAAGGACGCGGACGGCGTCTTCCAGTTCGCAGCGCTGTGGCTCCTGCAATGTCATGACTATCCACGGACGGCGTTCGATGTGAATGTTCGCGGCATGTTCAACGTGCTCGACAGTTGCGTCCGTAACGGTGTCAAGCGGCTGGTCTGGTCATCTTCTGCCTCTGTTTACGGCGACGCCATTGAGGAGCCGATGACGGAGGATCATCCCTTCAACAACAAGAACTTTTATGGCGCGACCAAAATTTGCGGCGAGGCCATGGCCCGTGCGTATCACTTCCGCTATGGGCTTGATTACGTCGGCTTGCGCTACATGAATGTTTACGGCCCACGTCAAGACTATCGTGGGGCGTATATTGCGGTCATCATGAAGATGCTGGATGCGATCGATCAAGGCGAGGGGCCCACCGTCTTCGGCGATGGTTCCGAGGCCTTTGATTTCGTGGCGGTCGAAGATTGCGCGCGCGCCAACCTCTGTGCCATGCGCGCGAAAACCACGGATCGCTTTTACAACGTCGGGACCGGTAAGCGCACCTCGCTTAACGAGGTTGCCGAGAAGCTCCTTAATTTGACGGGCTCAAACCAGCCAATTAAGTACGCTCCTCGTAGTCAGGCAACTCTCGTTCGCAACCGCATCGGTTCGCCGAGGCGGGCGGCCGACGAGATCGGGTTTTCAGCGCAGATCGAGCTAGACGATGGGCTGAAGCGGCTCATCGATTGGCGGCGTAATCACATGGACCGTCTTGCCAGCTTGCGGAGCCGTGCGGCAACATAGCGACAATATTGCGTGACTTCTTCGGGAAGCAGATGGCCGAGCCCCTCGCCGTGAAACTTCACGAGAACGGCCGACGCCGGCTAGATCGCATCAAGACACTGCCGTTGTGGTTTCGTGTTCGGTTCAAAGGGCTATTGGGCTCGATGCTGAAGTTTCGGCTTTTCCGGGTCGAGCGTGAAATCGGATTGGCGCGTGGTACCCTTAGCGGCGCGAGCAGCCTGGTGATCGCTCAGCGCCGGAATGAACTGCTAATTCATGTTGTGGATGAGGAAAGCGCGAGACTACACCTGACGTCAGGCGTCACCGTGAAGGAAGCGGTGGCGAACATCCGGCGCGGGGCAATCGAACAGGTCATTCTCATTGCAAGGGTCGACGGCCGGTTACAGCATTTTCAGCTGCCCAAGCTGCTCTGCGTATTTCGACGTCATCCCCGTCGTGCCGCCGCCTGGCTCGAGGGGACTGTTTGCAACAGGACGAATGAAGCGGGCGAGGCAGCTGACCTGTTTGCAACGATCCGCTCGATTCGCGCCAACGAGCCGCTCATCGATTTTTTGGGGGGAGGGCAGCTTCCCTTCGAAATAAAGGAACTCATGCCGAGCTATCTTTGGGCGGAGCCCAAAAAGCGATCGGCAGTTCTGCTCAACAATTGCTACTACTACTACGAGGTGCTTGCAGCCGCCTTGCGGCGCCGGGGCTGGGAGGTGCGTACCGCTTCCTTCGAGCCTCCTGATAGCCCGTCACGGAAACTCTACTGGAATCGAGAGGAGATCATCTACGATCCCGACCCGATAGCAAACCGTCGCAAGGCTGCTGAATTTTTCCACTCCGTGGTCGAGCGGTTTGGGGCTATTCAACTTTATGGCCAGTTCCAGATGAGTTGCTTCCGGGAGAACT includes:
- a CDS encoding acyltransferase, translating into MREDPRFPGALIHVSSYVDDGAVVGRGTKIWHFCHVLSGTVIGENCSIGQNVMIGPRVKVGNGCKIQNNVSLYDGVELAADVFCGPSCVFTNVNNPRANVSRKDEFRRTPIGRGASIGANATIVCGHSLGEYCFIGAGAVVTKDVHAFSLIIGNPARRVGWMSRGGERLGKDLVCPRTGERYRELSPDQIALV
- a CDS encoding NAD-dependent epimerase/dehydratase family protein; protein product: MDIRGKRLVVIGGAGLIGSHAVDQLVQQDVGEIVIYDNFVRGTHENLAGAMRDPRVRIFEAGGDITQIDILDAALKDADGVFQFAALWLLQCHDYPRTAFDVNVRGMFNVLDSCVRNGVKRLVWSSSASVYGDAIEEPMTEDHPFNNKNFYGATKICGEAMARAYHFRYGLDYVGLRYMNVYGPRQDYRGAYIAVIMKMLDAIDQGEGPTVFGDGSEAFDFVAVEDCARANLCAMRAKTTDRFYNVGTGKRTSLNEVAEKLLNLTGSNQPIKYAPRSQATLVRNRIGSPRRAADEIGFSAQIELDDGLKRLIDWRRNHMDRLASLRSRAAT